Genomic DNA from Colius striatus isolate bColStr4 chromosome 7, bColStr4.1.hap1, whole genome shotgun sequence:
AACCAGGATTAGGTCTTTCTGTGCTCAACAGAATGATAGTAAAAGACGTGATTGCAAAATACCAGCTTGAAACTGCTTGTAGTTACTTGTTAACAACTTTCCGCATGGAGAGTTTTCCTATTACAGCGGGCTGGGAGGGAGGTTACGATGAAGTCCTCGCAGCCATTCCCACGATCAGCGTGGGGAAAGGACAGGGGGCTCCGCGACCGTGCCCAGGGACACGGTGCAGGCGCGGGCAGCGTCCCGGGATGCGTTTTGCGGAGCAGCCGGTGCGGACCTGCAGCGGCCCCGGGCGCTGAGCACCGCTGGAAGCCATCCGAGCGATAAGAAGCATTTCCATCCGTCCGGCCCGCAGCTCCCGCTGCACCGCCCCTGCGGCTGCGGGGGGGTGGGAATGGCCCCCGCCAGTCCCCTGGGTGCCGTGGGAAGCTCGGGCTGCTCGGCTGCGCGTTGAGAGCCGCACATGCCGCtgggagcggcggcggggagcggccgcGCTCGGCATGGGGCTGCGGCTGCCGCTGCGCCGGAGCGCCAGCTTCGCCCCGGACCAGCCCCCCGCCATGGACGCAACGGGGCCCACCGCCCTCAGGATGGAAGCGAACGTCCTCGTGATGGGGGCGGACAACGTGGGGAAATCAGGTGAGATCCCGGGAGCAGAGTGGTCCTGGGCAAAGGGACACAGGTCACCCCCGCCACCCCCCAAAAAAGGCTGGAAACTGCAGCacaagctgcagagagcagccccGGGGGGCGAGCTGCGGGGATGGGGCTGAGCCTTCGGAGGCAGCCGAGGAGCTGGACACAGCCTTGTAGGCAGGGGGTGAGCGATGCGGGAGGGTATTCCCCGCTGAGCTGCAGTTTGCTGCTGCCGCGGCTGTGTGCTGCCTCTAGTCCGCTCACAGACCTGCCGACGGCTGCGGGAGATCCAGAGGTCACTGCTGCTACTGGGAGTTTACAGGGGGATGGTGCCCGACTGCTCTGGATTTAAAACTCCCTCAGGGTTAGGGTTATGGTGATGATTCTTATCCTTCCCTCCGCAGCTCTGACTGTGCGTTTCCTGACCCGACGCTTTATTGGGGAATACGGAGACATGGGTGAGTGCCAGGCCATGGACAGGCTGGTCCCCCTCAGGGCACGGGGTCAGGCAGAGAGCCTGCTTCTGCCCACGGGATTTCATTGTTATCCATCCTCTCCTGCCTTTCTCCAAAGCCTTTGCCTGCTCCCAGGGAGCTCAATGGTCGTGTTTGTTCAGTGACCCATCTCTTTGCTCCATAACTGCTTCTCTGGGGTGCAAAAAGGTCCTGGGGGGCAGCTGGTGGCACCAGTGCGGCTGGACTCAGTGCTGGGGTGGAGGtaggctggggcagccacagttGTGAAGGTCACTGTTCCGTGGGGCTATTGCTCTATCAAAATAGCCCATAAATGTTGTCTCGTGGAGCACAGTCTCCCAGAGTAGATGTCTCCTTGTCCCCAGGAGAGGACCTGGCTTGAGGGAGCTGTCTCTTGGGTCCATGAggatgacaatttttttttggcagaatTCATCTACAGCCATAACCTGACCTTGGATGGCCGAGAGATTCTCTTCCACATCTGGGATGTCCCCAGTTCCCAGGTGAGAGGGATCGACTCCTGTCACCCATTTTCACCCCCAAAAAATCTCTACTAAAAGTGACTTGTGGGGAAGCACAGGCTGGGAGCTCCAGCTGGGCCAAGCTGTGGTGTCAGATGGTTTGTAGGCGACTGAAGCTTTCttgcctgcagagcacagggcagcagcattGCTGGCACGGTAGCCCGTGGTTTGCTGGCTGAGGACatcagagctgcagcactgacattagcagcccaggctgagccCGGGGCTGTGGTGGTGAAGTGCTACTCTAAGGTCCTCACACTGTTATCACCCTGCAGTGCCTGGCAGTGGGGTTATAAGGTGAGGATAGTGATGCTGAAGCCTAAATCGTGTCCCCTAAGTGAAGTCTGCCAGGTGCTGCTCTGCCTTCCTCAgtactcctcttcctctctgcccttttTCTGGTTGCTAGccatccctgtccctgtggGCTCAGGATTGCTGCATCCTATGCTAGCAGGCAGGCGTGGAAGGAGGGAGGTGGATTCATAAactccttctttttctctctcttaccaggagcaggcagaagaggaggagaagcgTATCCAGTGGGCAGATAGCTTTGTCTTGGTCTACAGCATCTGTGACCGTGCCAGCTTCAACATCCTGCCCCTCAAAGTCCAGTTCATCAAGGCGGCCAAGGAGGGGCAAAGCCAGGAGAAGGTGCCCATCGTCATCGTGGGCAACAAACGAGACCTGCAGCACCAGCGGGCAGTGTCCAGTGAGGAGGGTCGGCTCCTGGCCCTCTCTCTAGACTGTGGTTTCTACGAGGTCTCTGCAGCTGAGGCTTATCACGGGGCCCTCATGGTCTTCCATGGACTGGCTGAGCGCATTCCTGACACCAAACTGGCACTGAAGAAGGGCACAGGGATCCGGGGCATCGTCAAGACCATGTCGGCTGTGTTTGCCCGTAAGCGAACGGACTCTCTCTGAGCATGGGTGTTGCTTCTGTCTGtgctgcctggctgggccaagcctcctccctggctgcccaaggagatggttgttgttgttgtgaaggcaataatcactcaaatacgtagagggtctaagtaatgcacgtgcagagacgtacaggggcaacgtagtacaaccaccagagctgacccgaagccacccttcctttgctagctacctccttatatgctgcttctgcccatgagatcacccagggcccaattgattaacttgcagcacctgtttctgaagtagcatgccagctgcattaacttatccctaccatctttattcaagctggctggtccaagctacgtctgtgcctacaattcccccctttttcttttttgaaccagccagcctttagcaacacatttcagaattaaaggtacatgaagaaaacataaatatttttacccatggccatgagtttacaacaaaaggtcaataacagctacatcgttgaacaatacaatacagaaatccataaagtcaaaataaacaatctgatatgtgttggtaggagggacgcacactggcaggaagggatgaggtcttggtagctccactgatatttctttttcctgatgtagttctggacttttcttcagatcctttagcatgctgatctgtgagcattatcaataagatgaaaatatctcttcatctgttggtcatcttaagttctttaattcttttatagctgaaggaatttacagcagcctaagtggtgccacagttgcgagggtttacattttaatagagtgatggattgagggtggatcacttggttctttcctcaagattgtttttgccattggtcttacagttaagtcctttctgttgatgtggcttgatccattttgccggaatccatcggggaccttgatctgtaatgacacaagcatagcctcttccccacgttaacagatctgcaggtccttgccactctccagtagtgggattcttataccaaactttaggtttgtcagtaaaatccaaatcccgactcatttgggcaaagtgtgttaatgccggtggttcattccggtttgccacaattctgagatgattcattgtataaagggctttcattagtctgtcttgaggactcaccccctcttcccccgttttttgtttttctagaaggccttttaaggtttgatgtgtccgttcaataatggcttgaccggtggaatttcctgggataccagtagtatgtttaacaccccataagtttagaaacttacgtgttttactggctatgtatcccgagccattatcagtttttatctctcttggaacaccaaggacagcaaagcaactcctccaatgtcttatgacgtctcgagaactgtcactggttaaggctgtggcccaaaccatggctgaataggtatcaatagtaacatgtatacgtttaaatcgcccaaaaggagcatagacagtgatatctgattgccatatacctaatggtgccagacccctgggattgactcctactcctaggccgatctgattctggcatgcagggcacgtggaaacaataccctgagcgtccgatatggtcaggtcaaactgcttcgccagcattttcgcactttgatgaaaaaaatcgtgcgatcttcgggcttgagaaaatttgtcaattattggccccgtaggtatcaataaaggagctgccactatcctgtcaacaatttcattgccaactgataggccatcttttaagcccgaatggcttcgaatatgtccaatataataagcagtttgccgttcatttatctgatgccagagtctcagaaataagttatacagattctgattagagatttctttcaacagcgctctctctaatcgagtgacagcatcgaccacatagagggaatcggagatgatgtttaatgggacgtctgaccatttctcaaaagttttaactacagccatcagttccagcagttgaactgaactgcctggggagtggacagttaaattttgccattttccattttcccaccaaaccactcctgctttggcttggatcttactggcgtcggtaaaaacagtcaggcctttaacgggtactgctgatctcaacggccggtcttccatttgaaatttaacagagaacaatttatgggccggataatgattatttatagttcctggatatgacaataaggcccactgtaattcatcagattgttgcagtgcccagttcaagaactcatctgtgagaggaacgaaaatgatgtctgcctcaatccctgctatttccagcagacgtttcctggccttaactattattttcgcaattgcctcaagcctcgtggtaattgttttttgtaaattatatggcaaaaatatccactccaagatcctcaatgggtctttcgctactgaatcccattgcatcaagattgccattacatgctggttttgacttatcacagcaatgttaattgacaagtcaggatcatatcggtgactgtagttattgactatcttgcttcctattttttctattgcttggatttgctgccgagacagtcttcgcgcactatcagcctctactgagccctttaacaaaggcattagtggcgcaagatcctcatttgtgataccacatatggttcgtacccattggatatcacctatcagcttttgaacgtctgttaagttagcaatatctgttttaattgccaccttctgaggataaatgcgcgcatcagtgataatattacctaaatatttccaagaggcgtgcatttgtaccttctctggcgcgatcaccaacccggagttgcttaactgtcggttcacttcttgtagaatgcgatgctggtccaggtcttttcctgcaatcaagatatcatccatataatggtaaaataagacacgagggtattttttgcgcagaggtgccagcgcccaggcaacataagtttgacaaatagttggtgagttcttcattccctgaggtaaaacagtccattgatatcgttttgctggctcttgtttgttaatcgatggtactgtaaaggcaaacttctcactgtcatcctcatgtaagggaattgtgaaaaaacagtcctttaagtcaatcaccaacaggggccactcttttggaagcattgcaggagagggtaatcctggctgtaaagcacccatgtcctgcatcactgcattaacagctcttaaatcatgtaacagcctccacctccctgattttttagggatagtaaaaattggtgtattccatggactggtggatggcttaatatgacccttctctagttgttcatttactaattcatgaatgtgggcgagcttttctttgcttagcggccattgatcaatccaaactggtttatctgttagccaggttaacttcaggattggtcgcccatcaatggccgccattaaaaattttcatttgacaaacgaaagcccatttggcttaaggcgtctctacccaaaagccaaactgaagtattcattacatagggcctaatttgcacacatctattctcttcgccctgtatgcataccgaaatcaggtctgtgctaatttttgtcatctgtattcctcctactccaacaacaggggtgtctaaattctctaaaggccagctttttggccaataggataatggcacaatagtaacatctgctcccgtatccagtaatgtgttgtacccaaccatgtgttcaccatttggatgttggaatacaactgtctgagtgggctttccctgtgaaagcggcactgccagtcttacctcaggtactccagtggatccaaaaccaccgtctcgacgcttacgacttcctgcgaaaggaactttagctctgaaaggaactaattgcgctattttagttcctttaggtatatgaactggtggctgccaaactttaaccattattccaatatttccttcatagtctgcatcaattacaccggggagcacaaaaataccttgtcgagaggccgatgaccgtcctaaaagcaaagcgcttaatccatagccaaggggtccattaacgttagaggagataattgttacctctgtgttgtggatggttacatctactgctgtttccacatccactcctgcgcttcctgcagtggctgatctgaggccatccaggcagctcttggtgttgaagggcgtttttgtgtcatcgcgctcgccctttttgcgctcgtcaacccgtttcccttatgcattgtttgtctggccactcgagagcggcactcagtggctctatggccaaacttgccacatctgtaacaattaccgtgaaatctgccattggacccagatggcctggcggagctgtttgtccataccaatggtctggaccgacattgatttttcacgtgtcctatttttccacagttaaagcactttggcctccgatctcctttgtgggcttgaactaaaggtttcaatgctgttgccattgcctcagctaaatgtgctgacgatcctaccctagagcaggcttctatcatgtcgaccaaagttgctgtccgcgggagagcctgcaggatctttttgcagtcatgattagcgttagcaactgctaagtgtaatcctatttccgcctttacttcagccgacatgtttggtatatgatccagagctgctcttaggcggtctaagaaggtcatgaaaggctcattaggtttttgaataatagttgtatatgagggaactggcacccccatatcaggaacGATCTTAAATGCCtgacgtgccagtgtctgtgtttgctgcaagatagcttcatgcagccgggcttgtacctgaggatcagcgaatgctcctttacccagcatcatgtctgctgtgacgactcgccgcggatctccctgttgtaagtccatgttttccaccaccgtcagatcaactcttttttcccattcagactcccataataatacctgagtgggcttcaggaaagtttctgcaagcttccggcagtcaaatggagtcattaacccactggcaaaaatatgatctagtaatgtctgaacgtatgggttggacaagccatattgcattactgctttctggccttctcttaccaatttccaatctaaaggtgcccattgtcgttttctttgtgctgttattactggaaaggcttgcggaataaattcgccttcgattaccgcatcacgtatgaggcctctccatttcttagccggatcataatcATCTGGACGaggatctctgagtacctgtggggatgaaactttaatctttgttttggttaattcattaattcgttccaacagctgattagctgttgcttttggtttttctatcagttcctccagctgggccaaagtgtgtttcatatcttctccatgttgtattaactcttcctttaataattgtctttgttgatcttcactagaagttgggggtgatgatggcagaggaatacactcagggattgatgagctcaggggcaacggcatatcatttgtaaaacgtacctttcgttctctgttaggtactccttcaggtatagcagaagggtgggatggggcaggatggtgaagggtgggtgggaggggaggagaagcaatgtgtgtattcggctcctggaacggtgctctagggggttcagggggaggtgggctcacatccatgctctcctcttccagaggtggagccgagggtattacgacattatcccctccaaagaatctctgagtattttcttctagaggtggagccgatggcactataaagtcaccacctccaaagaatcttttagcatccaccgggaacgcagatggtgcagcagcttctgctttcatggcagcagcggcagcacgctcagcttctagctggtgtatgatggatgataccaatttacacaagccgatagcattattcaacatgtctcctagctgttcccagtgtcctttttcatacacttcttggggggaagcaaagagacccacttcctgtccccatcttacaagccttagcaaaggctctctttcataattgaatcctttttccgcaaggatatgctggagggtgtcaataggactttcctctttgcttagcatttttcccattatatcagtttgctcagattacttgccttttccagcagaaatccaagtgcttttctgccgagggttcttgatccaaccgattcagcgaatcacgtcggggtcaccaaatgttgttgttgtgaaggcaataatcactcaaatacgtagagggtctaagtaatgcacgtgcagagacgtacaggggcaacgtagtacaaccaccagagctgacccgaagccacccttcctttgctagctacctccttatatgctgcttctgcccatgagatcacccagggcccaattgattaacttgcagcacctgtttctgaagtagcatgccagctgcattaacttatccctaccatctttattcaagctggctggtccaagctacgtctgtgcctacagaTGGTATGTTTTCACAGGTAGGATGGGTTTCTGGCTGCCGTCCTGATGTTGGGTTCTGGGGCTCCTGCCATGTACAGCCAGCACAGACCAGGACTGTAGTGCCTTCCTCTTGGCTCTGTGATGGCGCAGAGTCTCTACTCTTTGctgtaccattttttttttggtacctcctgctttcttcttctattCTCTAACACTGAAACCGCCAGATGATTTTCCACAGCTCCAGGCAGCATCATCCCCATCTCCTTTGGcgggagctgcctgggctgttGGTGGGCAGGGAGGACACACTGTTTCTGCATGGCCAACCAGCTCCCTGTTCCCCTGCACCTACTCTGGGATCCTTATTCCTGTTTCCCTGAACATCAGGGTCCTCTCTGGTAGCCCTGGAGCACCCATGAGCTGCCAAGGTGGGGGTTTCTCCACTGGGGAGCCACTGGCAGTTCCCCCATCTGCAGCACCGCATCAGTGTCCCAGAGCCCATGGCATCAGCCAATCCCAGAGGACCTCACTgagggctgctgcctgccatCCCACCCAAGCTGCTTTTGAGCCGTGCTGCCCACGGGCCTCTCTCCCACAGCCTTGCAGTGCTTGCAGCTGGTCTCTTGTGCAGGCACCGTacgagctgggcctgggaacaGCCAGACGTGCGGCTCGTTCCCAGGATGGGGGTCGCACCGAGTGCCTTCCCAAGCAGCTCCCCTTGTAAGGCTGCTTGTCCCCGGGGGGATGGGACGTAGGGAAAGGGGTCACTGGGCTGATCACTGAAcccttctgctgctgggagGTGTCTCCTCTCATGCCTGGGAACACAGTGTGTTGGAAGAGGGTTTGTGTGTGCAGTACAGATATTGATTTCCCTGCTGTGTTCTGGAAACGCAATAAAACGCCTTTGGCAGGAGGTCCccagctcctcagggctgtGAGTTTGTACTCAGGGCATGGGAAGAGACACGTACTGTGCTGGGCATGAGGAGTTTCCCATGCCCACTCCCTCGGCCCTGGGTTGGATGTCTGCTCCCTCGTGTCAGTGTCTCACTCCCAGACGCAGCCGAGCAGACGGGGCGGGCAGCAGCTTGGGAAGGTTTATTATTGCAGCGGCTACAGGAAGGTGTTGAGGGAAGGCAGGCGggagagaggggctgcaggagctccaCTTGTTCTCACCAGTTTTCTTCCTGACCCCACCACCCCTCCCACCATCACCTAGGGGTGGGTGCCCATGGGTTTGTGAGGCCCACTGAAGGTGGGGACCTTCAGCTCCTGTGTGGAGGAGCAATCTGTGGCCAGGGATGTGCCCTGTGAGTGGGATGGTGAGAGGAAGGATGGGAAACCACGCTTGCTATGGTGATATTCGATGGTTTTGTTATCCTCCCTGCActgtctcagcactgttctcaACATGTGGCACACCTAAGTCCATGCCATCTGCTCAGTGGGGACTAGGGCAGCCCAGTGCCAGGCCTGGCTGGCCcctttatttctgttctcaCCATTTTTTCCACATCTGCTTTGCCTCTTTGGTCCTCTCAGATCTCACCTCACCCTATCTTCTCCTTCCACAACAGGGCTTTTGGCTGCCTTCATTTCCCCATCTGGGCCCCATACACTCCATAAGAAGACATCCCATGGCTTGTCTACCACTTTGAGCTCCTGTCCCAATACAGGGGTGTGTGCAGGTGGCTGGCGGGGGCCTGGGCAAAGCGTGCTGGGGGAAAAAGAGCGGGGCTGGGAGGCACTTGTCCCCCCTGCCATCTCAGAAATCCTTCCTGTAGGCAGGACTGTAGAGGTTGCTGTAGTAAGCCCGGCTGTACATGGCCTCGGGGCTGAAGCGGTAGGAGCCCTCACTGACCCGCCTGTTGTAGGGGGAGAAGGCGGATTTCCGTGGGAGGGGGCACTCGGGCTCGAAGGGAGAGCTGCGGTAGAGGTTGTGCCGCAGGAAGAGCGGGTCCTCGAGCCCCAGGAAGGAGAGGGGGTGATGGCCACGGTACAGCCGCCAGTCGCCCCTCAGCTGGGATTTCTCCTCAGTGGAGGGGGTGTCAGGTTTGgcattctcctcctccttctgctcCGCCTTGGGGCTGGGCTTGCTGTCCTTGGCTGCCTGCTCTTCCTTCACTGACTGCCTGCGGAGCTGAGAGGTGAGGTGATGAGGTGAGCACCCAGCCAGGCTGTACCTgcctgccagctctgctctcacTGTGCTACACAGCTCCCCTCAAAACTGGGGAGACCAGGACAAGTCAAGTTGTCCCCTGAGGGTCCCCTGGCAGAAGGGagtgggcagctgcagcccctgggcagcTGTAGCGAAGTGATGGTCCCAGGGGAGCcgtggggtggggggaagcaGAGGGGACACAGGGTCAGCCTGGATTTCCACCTTGCCAGGAATTTGTGGTGGCATGAAGGCCTTTTCCATGAGCCATGTGAAGGTGTCACAGCTGTCTCTGTGCAGGTGACTCGCTGTCACGGCTTGAGAGATGCTCAGGAGGAGGGCTGGACACTGACAGCaccccatctccctgctctcaTACCTCCCCACACTGCCCAGAGCTATGGGCTGCTCATGTGTTGGGCAAAATGGGGTTTGTTGGAGAGGGCTGGGACCTGTCTGGGGATGAACTCACCGGCACGTAGCTGTACAGGGTGCCCAGCAGATGCTTGGGGGCACTGACGAGGGTCCCCCCAAGAGCATCCACCGTCTCCATGGCCTTGGAGAGCCTGCGAGGGGTGAAGAGGATCAACCCCTCCGCCGCGTCCCAGGCCACGGCCGGGACCTTCTTCACGCTGGAGATGCCGGAGGCGCAGGCGCTGTGCAGGTTGTGTGCCACGCTGCCCACCAGCCCCGGCTCAGCCCCCGCCTGCACAGAGAAACCAGCTCAGCCGCTGCCccggggcacagcagggacggCCCTgagctccccatcccctctgcaGCTCAAAGCCTGAGTGCTTTTGGCTTGGCTTGCTGCTTTGCCGAAGCCACCGCAGCCCTTTGCAGCAGGGTCACTCGCtgcccccccagctcccccctcTCCCAGGCCCCCGGGGATCCCCTGTCCCAGCTATGCTTCCGCTGCAGGCAGAGGCGAAGGGCAGCGACCCTGACCTGATGCTTCCTGTCCCCACGTCCCGGTGGCACTGTGCCTGACCCCACTtcctcccacagcccctcactGCTGGGACCATGGCTGGGATTTTTGGG
This window encodes:
- the LOC104553415 gene encoding LOW QUALITY PROTEIN: ras-related and estrogen-regulated growth inhibitor-like protein (The sequence of the model RefSeq protein was modified relative to this genomic sequence to represent the inferred CDS: deleted 1 base in 1 codon; substituted 1 base at 1 genomic stop codon); translation: MAPASPLGAVGSSGCSAARXEPHMPLGAAAGSGRARMGLRLPLRRSASFAPDQPPAMDATGPTALRMEANVLVMGADNVGKSALTVRFLTRRFIGEYGDMEFIYSHNLTLDGREILFHIWDVPSSQEQAEEEEKRIQWADSFVLVYSICDRASFNILPLKVQFIKAAKEGQSQEKVPIVIVGNKRDLQHQRAVSSEEGRLLALSLDCGFYEVSAAEAYHGALMVFHGLAERIPDTKLALKKGTGIRGIVKTMSAVFARKRTDSL
- the LOC133625798 gene encoding endogenous retrovirus group K member 21 Gag polyprotein-like, with amino-acid sequence MQYGLSNPYVQTLLDHIFASGLMTPFDCRKLAETFLKPTQVLLWESEWEKRVDLTVVENMDLQQGDPRRVVTADMMLGKGAFADPQVQARLHEAILQQTQTLARQAFKIVPDMGVPVPSYTTIIQKPNEPFMTFLDRLRAALDHIPNMSAEVKAEIGLHLAVANANHDCKKILQALPRTATLVDMIEACSRVGSSAHLAEAMATALKPLVQAHKGDRRPKCFNCGKIGHVKNQCRSRPLVWTNSSARPSGSNGRFHGNCYRCGKFGHRATECRSRVARQTMHKGNGLTSAKRASAMTQKRPSTPRAAWMASDQPLQEAQEWMWKQQ